A window from Pseudooceanicola algae encodes these proteins:
- a CDS encoding inner membrane-spanning protein YciB, whose product MAETNSRKISPLVKTGLELGPVVLFFIAYVLVKNRTFDIGGRSYEGFILVTAGFVPLVLLSTALLWKLTGKLSKMQLVTAVLITVFGGLSVWLNDDRFFKMKPTLIYLLFGGALGIGLLRGESWLQSVMEGAMAMKHEGWMILTRRLCVFFLALAALNEIIWRTQSTDTWVYFKTFGLTIAVFLFFMTQGKVLQTYALEEEDKTPDEAG is encoded by the coding sequence GTGGCCGAAACGAACAGCCGAAAGATCAGCCCTCTGGTAAAGACGGGCCTGGAACTGGGACCCGTGGTCCTGTTCTTCATCGCCTATGTGCTGGTGAAGAACCGGACCTTCGACATCGGGGGCCGCAGCTACGAAGGGTTCATCCTTGTCACTGCCGGATTCGTGCCGCTGGTGCTGCTGTCCACCGCCTTGCTGTGGAAGCTGACCGGCAAGCTGTCGAAGATGCAGCTTGTCACGGCCGTTCTGATCACCGTCTTCGGCGGCCTGTCGGTCTGGCTGAACGACGACCGGTTCTTCAAGATGAAGCCGACGCTGATCTACCTGCTGTTCGGTGGTGCGCTCGGCATCGGTCTGCTGCGCGGCGAAAGCTGGCTGCAATCGGTGATGGAAGGCGCCATGGCGATGAAACACGAAGGCTGGATGATCCTGACCCGGCGGCTTTGCGTCTTCTTCCTGGCCCTGGCCGCGCTGAACGAGATCATCTGGCGCACCCAGAGCACCGATACTTGGGTCTATTTCAAGACCTTCGGGCTGACCATCGCGGTCTTCCTGTTCTTCATGACACAGGGCAAGGTCCTGCAGACCTATGCGCTGGAAGAGGAGGACAAGACCCCGGACGAAGCCGGCTAG
- a CDS encoding nuclear transport factor 2 family protein, with amino-acid sequence MSLEDKIAALATRVEVLEAEAEIRRLQARYMFLCDTPLPEHGVDSDAGRIDRIMALYAEDATWEGVGEYYDGQFGKLEGAPAIRAHFERFWGEKQDPALLLNCHYLTSEQIHVSGDTAEGQWVHMQPWLFSDGKAVLRSSRLNNGFRKEAGGWKITRTRTENVFVAPLAEGWASDYPSKMVLMAP; translated from the coding sequence ATGTCCCTTGAAGATAAGATTGCCGCGCTCGCGACCCGCGTCGAGGTGCTGGAAGCAGAAGCCGAGATCCGGCGCCTTCAGGCCCGCTACATGTTCCTGTGCGACACGCCCCTGCCGGAACATGGGGTGGACAGCGATGCCGGGCGGATCGACCGGATCATGGCGCTATATGCCGAGGATGCGACCTGGGAAGGGGTCGGGGAATATTACGATGGCCAGTTCGGAAAGCTGGAAGGGGCGCCCGCCATCCGGGCGCATTTCGAACGCTTCTGGGGCGAAAAGCAGGATCCGGCGCTGCTGCTGAACTGCCATTATCTGACCTCGGAACAGATCCATGTTTCGGGGGACACGGCGGAAGGCCAATGGGTGCATATGCAGCCCTGGCTGTTTTCGGATGGCAAGGCGGTGCTGCGGTCCTCGCGTCTGAACAACGGTTTCCGCAAGGAGGCCGGGGGCTGGAAGATCACCCGGACCCGGACCGAGAACGTCTTTGTCGCGCCGCTGGCTGAGGGCTGGGCGTCGGATTACCCCTCGAAGATGGTGCTGATGGCCCCCTGA
- a CDS encoding alpha/beta hydrolase produces the protein MALIRMNATGTAVQAHGTPRSTSAALDPLVARPGPIVVMVHGYRFEPEHPDHCPHDHIFSEAPDHPCYKAESWPRGLGIGALRQGLAFGWRARGSIWQAHAEAAFAGQALAGLLRRLRDADPLRPIHAIGHSLGARVILSALPELEAGTLDRVLLLAGADYASSARRALDSPAGRRARMLHVTSGENRVYDLMLRSALPPAHPGDLVLGRADLPGLPTLRLDDPRHLDGLSGLGYRVAPPQRRICHWSSYLRPGIFDLYRDLTDTCGAALHAEVSAITAPTPALAVASGWSLPLPWGANAS, from the coding sequence ATGGCCTTGATCAGGATGAATGCAACGGGCACCGCCGTGCAGGCACATGGTACGCCCAGATCCACGTCGGCTGCGCTGGACCCGTTGGTCGCGCGACCGGGGCCGATCGTGGTCATGGTGCATGGCTACCGTTTCGAACCCGAACATCCCGACCACTGCCCGCATGACCATATCTTCAGCGAGGCCCCGGATCACCCCTGCTACAAGGCCGAAAGCTGGCCCCGCGGTCTGGGCATCGGGGCGCTGCGCCAGGGTCTGGCCTTCGGCTGGCGGGCCCGGGGGTCGATCTGGCAGGCCCATGCCGAGGCCGCCTTTGCCGGTCAGGCCCTCGCCGGGCTGCTGCGCCGCCTGCGCGACGCCGATCCGCTGCGCCCGATCCATGCCATCGGCCATTCGCTTGGCGCGCGGGTGATCCTGTCTGCCCTGCCGGAGCTCGAGGCCGGGACGCTGGACCGCGTGCTGCTGTTGGCGGGTGCGGATTACGCAAGCTCCGCGCGCCGCGCATTGGACAGCCCCGCCGGGCGCCGGGCCCGGATGCTGCATGTCACCAGTGGTGAAAACCGGGTCTACGACCTGATGCTGCGCTCGGCCTTGCCGCCCGCACACCCCGGAGATCTGGTGCTCGGCCGGGCGGACCTGCCGGGGCTGCCGACCCTGCGGCTGGATGACCCCCGCCATCTCGACGGGCTGTCGGGGCTCGGCTACCGCGTCGCCCCGCCGCAGCGGCGCATCTGCCACTGGTCCAGCTACCTGCGCCCCGGCATCTTCGACCTATACCGCGACCTCACGGATACATGTGGTGCCGCCCTTCACGCAGAAGTCAGTGCGATCACCGCGCCCACACCCGCCCTCGCCGTTGCCTCGGGCTGGTCGCTGCCCTTGCCCTGGGGGGCGAATGCCTCATGA
- a CDS encoding FG-GAP repeat domain-containing protein, which translates to MRRWRGPPARGARRQPARTLQRCARRAMPVVCLVAAALLLPCPATATEIHSARFAGPTERYRHGILGDEIEFSMLEISLSEGPGRRFTLPETLVFEDVAPRLLDVDGDGTPEILVVESSLTGGARLTVWDETGRIAATPHIGRSQRWLAPIGAADLDGDGRIEIAYIDRPHLAKTLRIWRFDGDPADGTGQLTEIASAPGYSNHQIGWSFIPGGIRHCDGVAPEMILADGNWQHVVAVTLDADGQLNARELSSYAGPQSLSRGVDCP; encoded by the coding sequence ATGCGGCGCTGGCGGGGGCCACCTGCCAGGGGGGCGCGGCGTCAGCCCGCCCGCACCTTGCAGCGGTGCGCCCGCCGCGCCATGCCGGTGGTTTGCCTGGTGGCCGCGGCGCTGCTGCTGCCCTGTCCCGCCACGGCAACGGAGATCCACTCGGCCCGTTTCGCAGGGCCGACGGAACGCTACCGCCATGGTATCCTTGGTGACGAGATCGAATTTTCCATGCTGGAGATCAGCCTGTCGGAAGGACCAGGGCGGCGCTTTACCCTGCCCGAAACGCTGGTTTTCGAAGACGTCGCCCCGCGCCTGCTGGATGTCGACGGAGATGGCACACCCGAGATCCTCGTGGTGGAAAGCAGCCTGACCGGAGGCGCGCGCCTGACGGTCTGGGACGAGACCGGGCGCATCGCCGCCACCCCGCATATCGGGCGCAGCCAGCGCTGGCTGGCCCCGATCGGCGCCGCCGATCTGGATGGCGATGGCCGGATCGAGATCGCCTATATCGACCGACCCCACCTGGCCAAGACCCTGCGGATCTGGCGGTTCGACGGCGATCCGGCAGACGGCACAGGCCAGCTGACCGAAATCGCCTCGGCGCCCGGATACAGCAATCACCAGATCGGCTGGAGCTTCATTCCCGGCGGAATACGCCACTGTGACGGCGTGGCGCCGGAGATGATCCTGGCGGATGGCAATTGGCAGCATGTGGTTGCGGTGACGCTTGATGCGGACGGCCAATTGAACGCGCGGGAGCTTTCAAGTTATGCCGGGCCGCAAAGCCTGTCGCGCGGGGTCGATTGCCCCTGA
- a CDS encoding OB-fold nucleic acid binding domain-containing protein has product MSGPPPASLPAGWQTRPPNGARVTVSGLVILRQRPGTAKGVIFLTLEDETGVVNVIAWRKIFERFRRAVISGRMLRVTGRIQRGDGVTHVLAEEIEDISAMLDSLTG; this is encoded by the coding sequence ATGTCTGGCCCCCCCCCCGCCAGCCTGCCCGCCGGCTGGCAGACGCGTCCGCCCAATGGCGCACGGGTCACGGTTTCGGGGCTGGTCATCCTGCGCCAACGGCCAGGCACCGCAAAGGGGGTGATCTTTCTGACGCTGGAGGACGAGACCGGCGTGGTCAATGTCATTGCCTGGCGCAAGATCTTCGAACGCTTCCGCCGCGCGGTGATCTCGGGACGGATGCTGCGGGTCACCGGGCGGATCCAGCGCGGTGATGGCGTGACCCATGTCCTGGCTGAAGAGATCGAGGATATTTCCGCCATGCTCGACAGCCTGACAGGCTGA
- the xseA gene encoding exodeoxyribonuclease VII large subunit, with the protein MDLFEEDEAGNAPEFSVTEISGAIKRVIEGEFGHVRIKGEIGRVSFPRSGHVYLDLKDDRSVISGVIWKGVASRLETRPEEGMEVVAVGRITTFGGQSKYQLVIEDLKPAGMGALMAMLEKRKAALQAEGLFAPERKKALPYLPDVIGVVTSPSGAVIRDILHRLRDRFPRKVLIWPVAVQGKACAPEVARAIEGFNAMSIGGGMPRPDLLIVARGGGSIEDLWGFNEEVVARAAAASQIPLISAVGHETDTTLIDFVSDRRAPTPTAAAELAVPVRAELLSWVAEQGARLVRAETQALELRGQRLRDLGRGLPRAETLLEGPQQRLDHLGERLPRALVGLAQTRRVALSEAAGTLRPGMLTRRLAEETRRLDAVSGRLGPALTRAVAGKREALGRRSDRLSLAPIQREIDRQGRDFSRALQRLVHYGEADLRRRGDALESLDRLRLSVGYEATLDRGYAVVRDGDGRILRRKAEAEAAAELEIQFADGRIGAMTGAPGSDAASGRATKAAATKPARAKPAPKADDQGSLF; encoded by the coding sequence GTGGATCTTTTCGAAGAAGACGAAGCCGGCAATGCCCCCGAATTTTCGGTCACCGAAATATCGGGTGCGATCAAGCGGGTGATCGAGGGAGAATTCGGCCATGTCCGGATCAAGGGCGAGATCGGGCGGGTCAGCTTCCCCCGGTCAGGGCATGTCTACCTGGATCTGAAGGATGATCGCAGCGTGATCTCCGGTGTGATCTGGAAAGGCGTGGCCAGCCGGCTGGAAACCCGCCCCGAAGAAGGGATGGAAGTGGTCGCCGTCGGGAGGATCACCACCTTTGGCGGGCAGTCGAAGTACCAACTGGTGATCGAGGATCTGAAGCCCGCCGGCATGGGCGCCCTCATGGCCATGCTGGAAAAGCGCAAGGCGGCCCTGCAGGCCGAAGGGTTGTTCGCGCCTGAACGCAAGAAGGCGCTGCCTTACCTGCCCGACGTGATCGGAGTCGTGACCTCGCCCTCCGGGGCCGTGATCCGCGACATCCTGCACCGGCTGAGGGATCGTTTCCCGCGCAAGGTGCTGATCTGGCCCGTAGCCGTTCAGGGCAAGGCTTGCGCGCCTGAGGTTGCACGCGCAATCGAAGGCTTCAACGCCATGTCCATCGGGGGGGGCATGCCGCGCCCGGATCTGCTGATCGTGGCGCGGGGCGGCGGCTCGATCGAGGATTTATGGGGGTTCAACGAGGAGGTCGTCGCGCGGGCGGCGGCGGCGTCGCAGATCCCGTTGATTTCGGCCGTGGGGCACGAGACAGACACGACCTTGATCGATTTTGTCAGTGACCGCCGCGCCCCGACGCCGACCGCCGCGGCCGAGCTTGCCGTGCCGGTGCGCGCCGAGCTTCTGAGCTGGGTCGCCGAACAGGGCGCGCGGCTGGTGCGGGCGGAAACCCAGGCGCTGGAGCTGCGGGGCCAGCGGCTGCGGGACTTGGGGCGTGGCTTGCCGCGCGCCGAGACCTTGTTGGAAGGGCCGCAGCAGCGGCTGGATCACCTGGGTGAACGGCTGCCACGCGCGCTGGTGGGCCTTGCCCAGACCCGTCGCGTAGCCCTGTCCGAGGCTGCGGGGACCCTGCGGCCCGGCATGCTGACTCGTCGCCTGGCCGAGGAAACCCGAAGGCTCGACGCCGTTTCGGGGCGGCTGGGTCCGGCCTTGACGCGGGCTGTTGCGGGCAAGCGCGAGGCGCTCGGGCGGCGCAGTGACCGTCTGAGCCTGGCGCCGATCCAGCGCGAAATCGACCGACAGGGGCGAGATTTCAGCCGGGCATTGCAACGTCTGGTGCACTACGGTGAAGCGGATCTGCGGCGGCGCGGCGATGCGCTGGAAAGCCTCGACCGGTTGCGCCTGTCGGTGGGCTACGAGGCGACGCTGGACCGCGGCTACGCGGTGGTGCGCGATGGCGATGGCCGGATCCTGCGCCGCAAGGCCGAGGCCGAGGCCGCCGCAGAGCTTGAGATCCAGTTTGCGGATGGGCGGATCGGTGCCATGACCGGTGCTCCGGGGTCCGATGCCGCGTCGGGTCGTGCGACGAAGGCGGCTGCGACCAAGCCCGCGCGGGCGAAACCTGCGCCGAAGGCGGATGATCAGGGGTCGCTGTTCTAG
- the purD gene encoding phosphoribosylamine--glycine ligase, giving the protein MNILILGGGGREHALAWAVVQNPKCDRLIVAPGNAGIAAIAECADLDILNGAAVVEFAEAQTIDFVIIGPEAPLAAGVADALRVAGVLTFGPSRAAAQLEASKAFTKMICDAAGAPTAAYARFTEAEPARTHIRQRGAPIVVKADGLAAGKGVVVAMDENAALAAIDDMFGGEFGAAGAEVVIEEFMEGEEASYFILCDGETALPIGTAQDHKRAFDGDTGPNTGGMGAYSPAPVLTDGVAERAMEEIIRPTLAEMVRRGTPYQGVLYAGFMIQDGQARLVEYNCRFGDPECQAIMMRLGGQVLDLLQAAAEGRLAEARVNWSDDHAISVVMAAKGYPGGYAKGTQISGLDALPETATQMCFHAGTRSDGAGGILANGGRVLNLTARGSSLQEAREKAYAMVQAIDWPEGFHRSDIGWRALATAKK; this is encoded by the coding sequence ATGAACATTCTCATCCTAGGCGGCGGCGGCCGCGAACATGCCCTCGCCTGGGCGGTGGTCCAGAACCCCAAGTGCGACCGGCTGATTGTCGCGCCCGGCAATGCCGGGATCGCGGCCATCGCGGAATGTGCGGATCTCGACATTCTCAACGGGGCCGCCGTGGTGGAATTCGCCGAAGCGCAGACCATCGATTTTGTCATCATCGGCCCCGAGGCGCCGCTGGCGGCGGGTGTCGCGGATGCCTTGCGCGTGGCCGGCGTGCTGACCTTCGGACCCAGCCGGGCGGCGGCGCAACTGGAAGCTTCGAAGGCCTTCACCAAGATGATCTGCGATGCCGCCGGCGCGCCGACCGCGGCCTATGCGCGTTTCACCGAGGCCGAGCCTGCACGCACCCATATCCGCCAGCGGGGTGCTCCGATCGTGGTCAAGGCCGATGGGCTTGCCGCAGGCAAAGGCGTCGTCGTCGCGATGGATGAAAACGCGGCGCTGGCGGCCATCGACGACATGTTCGGCGGAGAGTTCGGCGCAGCCGGGGCCGAGGTGGTGATCGAGGAATTCATGGAGGGCGAAGAGGCTTCCTATTTCATCCTTTGCGACGGGGAAACCGCCCTGCCCATCGGCACGGCGCAGGATCACAAACGCGCCTTTGACGGGGACACGGGGCCCAATACCGGCGGCATGGGTGCCTATTCCCCCGCGCCGGTGCTGACCGATGGCGTGGCTGAACGCGCCATGGAAGAGATCATCCGCCCCACCCTGGCCGAGATGGTCCGGCGCGGCACGCCCTACCAGGGGGTTCTTTATGCCGGTTTCATGATCCAGGACGGTCAGGCGCGGCTGGTGGAATACAACTGCCGCTTCGGAGATCCCGAATGCCAGGCCATCATGATGCGCCTTGGCGGTCAGGTCCTCGACCTGTTGCAGGCCGCCGCCGAGGGCCGTCTGGCCGAGGCCCGGGTGAACTGGTCCGACGATCATGCGATTTCGGTGGTCATGGCGGCAAAGGGCTATCCCGGCGGGTATGCCAAGGGCACGCAAATTTCCGGTCTGGATGCCCTGCCCGAAACCGCCACGCAGATGTGTTTCCATGCGGGCACCCGCAGCGACGGCGCGGGCGGGATCCTGGCGAACGGCGGGCGGGTGCTGAACCTGACCGCGCGCGGCAGCAGCCTGCAGGAAGCCCGCGAAAAGGCCTATGCCATGGTCCAGGCCATCGACTGGCCCGAGGGGTTTCACCGCAGCGACATCGGCTGGCGCGCCCTTGCCACGGCGAAGAAATAA
- a CDS encoding 2Fe-2S iron-sulfur cluster-binding protein, giving the protein MAKITYIEFGGTEHVVEVPNGLTVMEGARDNGIPGIEADCGGACACSTCHVYVAPDWVEKLPAKDDMEEDMLDFAYEPDAARSRLTCQIKVTDALDGLVVQMPEKQI; this is encoded by the coding sequence ATGGCGAAGATCACCTATATCGAATTTGGCGGCACCGAACATGTGGTCGAGGTCCCCAACGGACTGACCGTGATGGAAGGCGCGCGCGACAACGGCATTCCGGGCATCGAGGCCGATTGCGGCGGCGCCTGCGCCTGTTCCACCTGCCACGTCTATGTCGCACCCGACTGGGTCGAAAAGCTTCCTGCGAAAGACGACATGGAAGAAGACATGCTCGACTTCGCCTATGAACCCGATGCGGCGCGGTCGCGCCTGACCTGCCAGATCAAGGTGACGGATGCGCTTGACGGGCTGGTCGTTCAAATGCCCGAAAAGCAGATCTGA
- the metZ gene encoding O-succinylhomoserine sulfhydrylase, whose translation MSTDWKQGTKLVHGGIRRSQYGEVAEAIFMTQGFVYETAEAAQERFEETGPDEFIYARYGNPTVDMFEKRIAALEGAEDAFATASGMAAVNGALTCLCAAGDHVVAAKALFGSCLYVLEQVLGRFGVEITLVDGTDLDAWRAAIRPDTKVVFFESTSNPTLEVIDIKGVADIAHAVGATVVVDNVFATPVYSRAIDLGADVVVYSATKHIDGQGRALGGVVLGTQSYIREKLMPYLKHTGAALSPFNAWLMLKGLETIKLRVDAQSRNAMAVAKALQGHEKLARVIYPGLPDHAQHALVQSQTGGQGGTVIAIDLAGGKEAAFRFLNAIEIGVLSNNLGDAKSILTHPQTTTHSSLSDEQRADLGITPGLVRISLGIEDEEDLVADILGALEKA comes from the coding sequence ATGAGCACCGACTGGAAGCAGGGTACCAAGCTGGTTCACGGCGGCATCCGCCGTTCGCAATATGGCGAGGTGGCCGAAGCCATCTTCATGACCCAGGGGTTCGTCTACGAGACCGCCGAAGCCGCGCAGGAACGGTTCGAGGAAACCGGCCCGGACGAATTTATCTATGCCCGCTACGGCAACCCCACCGTCGACATGTTCGAAAAGCGCATTGCCGCGCTGGAAGGGGCCGAGGATGCCTTTGCCACCGCGTCCGGCATGGCGGCGGTGAACGGGGCGCTGACCTGCCTTTGCGCGGCCGGGGATCACGTGGTTGCGGCCAAGGCGTTGTTCGGCTCCTGCCTTTACGTGCTGGAACAGGTGCTGGGCCGCTTCGGGGTCGAGATCACGCTGGTCGATGGTACCGATCTTGACGCATGGCGCGCGGCGATCCGGCCGGACACCAAGGTTGTCTTCTTCGAATCCACCTCGAACCCGACACTGGAAGTCATCGACATCAAGGGGGTCGCCGACATCGCCCATGCGGTTGGTGCCACGGTCGTGGTGGACAATGTCTTTGCCACCCCGGTCTATTCGCGCGCCATCGATCTGGGCGCCGACGTGGTGGTCTATTCCGCGACCAAGCACATCGACGGCCAGGGCCGGGCCCTGGGCGGCGTCGTGCTGGGCACGCAAAGCTATATCCGCGAAAAGCTGATGCCTTACCTCAAGCATACGGGCGCGGCGCTGTCGCCGTTCAACGCCTGGCTGATGCTGAAGGGGCTGGAAACGATCAAGCTGCGGGTCGATGCCCAAAGTCGCAACGCGATGGCCGTGGCCAAGGCGCTTCAGGGGCACGAAAAGCTGGCCCGCGTGATCTACCCCGGCCTGCCCGACCACGCCCAGCACGCCCTGGTGCAAAGCCAGACCGGCGGGCAGGGCGGCACCGTGATCGCCATCGACCTTGCGGGGGGCAAGGAGGCAGCCTTCCGGTTCCTCAACGCGATCGAGATCGGCGTGCTGTCCAACAACCTCGGGGATGCCAAGTCGATCCTGACACATCCGCAGACCACCACGCATTCCAGCCTCAGCGATGAGCAGCGCGCGGACCTTGGCATCACGCCGGGGCTGGTGCGCATCTCTCTCGGGATCGAGGACGAAGAGGATCTGGTCGCGGATATCCTCGGGGCGCTCGAGAAGGCCTGA
- a CDS encoding MarR family winged helix-turn-helix transcriptional regulator encodes MPDRPAVESLPVILTHMKRNWPFYWVSRVNARYVHVLERRLKPLGLDMPRWRVLISLYEEEYLGVSQIAEISTMRLNTTTKVVQRMVADGHVSTRISPEDGRVTQVRLTPAGDALRAAALEEANRVLAAGFVNISAQELSQLNATLEKVFDQLQRI; translated from the coding sequence TTGCCCGATCGTCCCGCCGTGGAAAGCCTGCCCGTCATCCTGACCCATATGAAGCGCAACTGGCCCTTCTACTGGGTGTCGCGGGTCAATGCGCGCTATGTCCATGTGCTGGAACGCCGGTTGAAACCCCTGGGTCTGGACATGCCGCGCTGGCGGGTGCTGATTTCGCTATATGAAGAGGAATATCTGGGCGTGTCGCAGATCGCTGAAATCTCGACCATGCGGCTGAACACGACGACCAAGGTAGTCCAGCGCATGGTGGCGGATGGCCATGTCTCCACCCGGATCAGCCCCGAGGATGGCCGCGTCACCCAGGTGCGCCTGACCCCGGCGGGCGACGCCCTGCGTGCCGCGGCGCTGGAAGAGGCCAATCGCGTGCTGGCCGCCGGTTTCGTCAATATCTCTGCGCAGGAACTCTCGCAGCTGAATGCCACGCTGGAAAAGGTCTTTGACCAGTTGCAGCGGATCTGA
- the ftsY gene encoding signal recognition particle-docking protein FtsY produces the protein MALFTKLRERLFKSSSKLEEGLDAIMEDGGTAEADPQPDPPQPEPEKEPQRDPEPAPDQEPEPTPEPAPQPTPKPDLPRPAAPELPVPELPSPGPTEVPAPAPDMVPVPPREIPARAPSEIPTGTPTELPADVPKDGGGLMSRLFRRDSAPVVRRVLDDDMLEQLEELLIASDMGVDTALRVTANLAEGRYGQRLSTAEIKKLLASEVTRIMEPVARPMPLYPKKPQVVLVVGVNGSGKTTTIGKLASQFRDAGKSVIIAAGDTFRAAAVEQLQVWGDRAGVPVLKAAQGSDPASLAYDAMVKAEAEGADLLLIDTAGRLQNRADLMEELSKIVRVIRKKDPEAPHNTLLVLDATTGQNALSQVETFRKLADVSGLVMTKLDGTAKGGVLVALADKFGLPIHAIGVGEQIDDLAPFDPADFARALTGVEA, from the coding sequence ATGGCTCTTTTCACGAAACTGCGCGAGCGGCTTTTCAAATCCTCTTCGAAGCTCGAAGAGGGGCTGGATGCGATCATGGAAGACGGTGGCACGGCAGAGGCCGATCCGCAGCCGGATCCGCCCCAGCCGGAACCCGAGAAAGAGCCGCAGCGGGACCCTGAACCGGCGCCTGATCAGGAACCGGAACCAACGCCAGAACCTGCCCCTCAGCCGACGCCGAAACCGGACCTGCCGCGCCCCGCCGCGCCGGAGCTTCCGGTGCCCGAACTGCCATCCCCCGGTCCGACCGAGGTTCCGGCGCCCGCGCCCGACATGGTGCCCGTGCCGCCCCGTGAAATCCCGGCCCGCGCCCCGTCTGAAATCCCGACGGGCACGCCCACCGAACTGCCTGCCGATGTGCCGAAGGACGGCGGCGGCCTGATGTCGCGGCTGTTCCGGCGCGACAGCGCGCCAGTGGTACGCCGGGTGCTGGACGACGACATGCTCGAACAGCTCGAAGAGCTGCTGATTGCCTCGGACATGGGCGTTGACACGGCCCTGCGGGTAACGGCGAACCTGGCCGAGGGGCGCTATGGTCAGCGCCTGTCGACGGCCGAGATCAAGAAGCTGTTGGCCAGCGAGGTCACGCGGATCATGGAACCCGTGGCCCGCCCCATGCCGCTATACCCGAAGAAACCGCAGGTGGTGCTGGTTGTCGGCGTCAACGGATCGGGCAAGACCACCACCATCGGAAAGCTTGCCAGCCAGTTCCGCGATGCGGGCAAGAGCGTCATCATCGCCGCGGGCGATACGTTCCGCGCCGCTGCGGTCGAACAGCTTCAGGTCTGGGGAGATCGGGCCGGGGTGCCGGTGCTGAAGGCCGCGCAGGGCAGTGACCCGGCCAGCCTTGCCTATGACGCGATGGTCAAGGCCGAGGCAGAGGGCGCCGACCTGCTGCTGATCGACACCGCCGGGCGCCTGCAGAACCGTGCCGACCTGATGGAGGAACTGTCCAAGATCGTCCGCGTGATCCGCAAGAAGGACCCCGAGGCGCCGCATAACACCCTGCTGGTGCTGGATGCGACCACCGGTCAGAATGCCCTGTCCCAGGTTGAAACCTTCCGCAAGCTGGCCGATGTCTCGGGTCTGGTGATGACCAAGCTCGACGGCACCGCCAAGGGCGGCGTGCTGGTCGCGCTGGCCGACAAGTTCGGCCTGCCGATCCATGCCATCGGGGTCGGGGAACAGATCGACGACCTTGCGCCCTTTGATCCGGCGGATTTCGCCCGCGCTTTGACCGGGGTCGAAGCTTAA
- a CDS encoding alkane 1-monooxygenase: protein MTRFVLATCLPLPLLLAALVLGGVWGWIALAWLTLGVALMDRLLPEEWDNADPGQDFTAGSALSVGLALAHIGLVLLAIALLCGPRGVAGWSVLPCLLALATWTGQVTHPNAHELIHRPRRALRCLGRLLYGTMLFGHHASSHPKVHHIHVATPDDPNTARRGEGYWRYFPRAWIGSFRAGLAAERRDLTRAGRARWRTPYLGDLAVALTLCLLALLSGGATGLLLYLGLCLLFQNQVLLSDYVQHYGLERRQLATGRYEPTGLRHSWNAPQAASQAMMLNAPRHSDHHLHAQRLYPGLQLARETMPILPRSLPVMATLALWPGGWRRVMDPHLADWRRAGGAEPGRASPPG from the coding sequence ATGACCCGTTTCGTGCTTGCCACCTGCCTGCCGCTGCCGCTTTTGCTGGCGGCTTTGGTACTGGGCGGGGTCTGGGGCTGGATCGCGCTGGCCTGGCTGACGCTCGGCGTGGCGCTGATGGACCGCCTTCTGCCCGAAGAATGGGACAACGCCGACCCGGGGCAGGATTTCACCGCCGGCTCCGCCCTTTCGGTCGGACTTGCACTGGCTCATATCGGCCTTGTGCTGCTGGCCATCGCGCTGCTTTGCGGGCCGCGCGGTGTTGCGGGCTGGTCGGTCCTGCCCTGCCTGCTGGCGCTGGCAACCTGGACGGGGCAAGTCACCCATCCCAATGCCCACGAGTTGATCCACCGACCGCGCCGCGCACTGCGTTGTCTTGGCAGGCTGCTCTATGGCACGATGCTGTTCGGGCATCATGCCTCGTCCCATCCCAAGGTGCATCACATCCATGTCGCCACGCCGGACGACCCAAATACCGCGCGGCGCGGCGAAGGCTACTGGCGGTATTTCCCGCGCGCCTGGATCGGCTCCTTCCGCGCCGGGCTGGCGGCCGAGCGGCGCGATCTGACGCGCGCGGGGCGGGCGCGTTGGCGCACCCCCTACCTCGGGGATCTGGCAGTGGCGCTGACCCTGTGCCTGCTGGCGCTGCTGTCGGGTGGCGCGACGGGGCTGCTGCTGTATCTCGGGCTGTGCCTGCTGTTCCAGAACCAGGTGCTATTGTCGGATTACGTGCAGCACTATGGGCTGGAGCGCCGCCAGCTGGCTACGGGGCGGTATGAACCCACCGGCCTGCGCCATTCCTGGAATGCCCCCCAGGCCGCCAGCCAGGCGATGATGCTGAATGCGCCGCGCCATTCGGACCACCACCTGCATGCACAGCGGCTTTATCCCGGCCTGCAATTGGCGCGCGAGACCATGCCGATCCTGCCGCGCAGCCTGCCTGTCATGGCAACCCTGGCGCTTTGGCCAGGAGGCTGGCGACGGGTGATGGACCCGCACCTGGCCGATTGGCGCCGTGCGGGTGGCGCGGAACCCGGCAGAGCTTCGCCGCCGGGCTGA